Proteins from one Patescibacteria group bacterium genomic window:
- a CDS encoding type II secretion system protein, translating to MNKKGFTLIELLVVIAIIGVLSSIGLVALNGAREKARDAKRKNDLTQYRNALMMYINNETMKYPPLPSGTDDSTNVCINDKGNKFNFDGSNFDSDTNDSIFVENGEIISEYLAIPLLPPESSDNSTGAAYYCYDTNGDSDSEDCNNFILYTQLESGEGQWYWIDGEANVGTSSAPHTLSNCTHGSDCEW from the coding sequence ATGAATAAAAAAGGATTTACTTTAATAGAACTTTTAGTAGTTATTGCCATTATTGGTGTTCTTTCTTCAATTGGACTGGTAGCTTTAAACGGAGCTCGGGAAAAGGCTCGGGATGCTAAAAGAAAGAATGATTTAACCCAATACAGAAATGCTTTAATGATGTATATAAATAATGAAACTATGAAGTACCCTCCTTTGCCTTCAGGTACTGATGACAGTACTAATGTTTGTATTAATGATAAAGGGAATAAATTTAATTTTGATGGCAGTAACTTTGATTCTGACACAAATGATAGTATTTTTGTAGAAAACGGTGAAATAATTTCTGAATATTTAGCTATTCCTCTTTTGCCACCAGAGTCAAGTGATAATAGTACGGGAGCCGCTTATTACTGTTATGACACTAATGGTGATTCTGATAGTGAAGATTGTAATAATTTTATATTATATACTCAACTGGAAAGCGGCGAGGGTCAATGGTATTGGATAGACGGAGAAGCTAATGTCGGCACTTCAAGTGCCCCACATACTTTATCTAATTGCACTCATGGGTCAGACTGCGAGTGGTAA
- a CDS encoding chromosome segregation SMC family protein, with amino-acid sequence MYLKKIEIQGFKSFARKSTLEFNPGITCVVGPNGSGKSNVADAVRWVMGEQSMKALRSKKSEDIIFAGSDKKTQLGSAEVSLYIDNQDGAMPIDYSEVVITRRVYRNGEGVYFINKNSVRLQDIQMLLARSNFGQRTYSVIAQGMIDSFIMASPKERKELFDEAAGVRQYQMKRDQSVLKLERTKENLGQVEVLLQEIAPRLRSLTRQVKRWERREEVEKKLREKQTHYYSYIYQDIYQKHQDSFQEFKKFEEKRNMIQKEIDNLQKNLEDMEKESSRGEIFSQLQKKHQEFLDIKNSLLQEKVVLEGRMQADQVANGQSDLTYINNKKKSLEHKLQEINKSTENLKNEINNKEKELSDKTEKQKDILDEYEKIENQLEITRQKLETKEPLEFEEIKKEVGQLYTLQDEFIEKISQVKEVNEIKLIKKEANKIKDRLAVFLDKVKSSASTSPKEIFSLQKNLKEIIEKRDYSVNTINEVKTDLSLKTERLEYFLENKNNIEQELEQIKRQIERASTGSKQEVESKLKKQKEELENKIEKTEKELEETQNRIESFNEEEQVKKESLFSIQKQFRQTQDKLNLINNKINNIKVKLAKLETKKEDLEHEVKEEMPEKFWSEIFKEKEERPEPLNKEEVSNEILKLKHKIDLIGGIDENTRKEYEETKERHDFLSEQSEDLNKSIRDLEKVIENLDKTIETKFNKSFKKIDKQFSKYFKMLFNGGQARLKLVREEEKTEKNDEENEEEKEEAEENKTTKKFIAGVEIKATPPGKKLKNINMLSGGERALSSIALVCAILANNPSPFVVLDEVDAALDEANSLKFSSILEELSQKSQFIVITHNRTTMEKAQILYGVTMGEDSISKVISVKMDEAEEVIKQHGNRQ; translated from the coding sequence ATGTATTTAAAAAAAATAGAAATTCAGGGCTTTAAGTCATTTGCCCGCAAATCAACCTTAGAATTCAACCCTGGTATTACCTGTGTGGTTGGACCCAATGGTTCTGGCAAATCAAACGTGGCTGACGCGGTGCGCTGGGTGATGGGTGAGCAGAGTATGAAAGCTTTGCGCAGTAAAAAGTCAGAAGATATTATTTTTGCCGGTTCAGATAAGAAAACTCAGCTAGGCAGTGCTGAAGTTTCTTTGTATATCGATAATCAGGACGGAGCCATGCCCATTGATTATTCCGAAGTAGTTATTACTCGTCGGGTTTATCGCAATGGCGAGGGGGTATATTTTATTAATAAAAATTCAGTCCGCCTGCAGGATATACAAATGCTCTTGGCCCGTTCAAATTTTGGCCAGCGCACTTATTCAGTGATTGCCCAGGGCATGATTGACTCTTTTATTATGGCTTCGCCTAAAGAACGCAAGGAACTTTTTGATGAAGCCGCCGGGGTCAGGCAATACCAAATGAAAAGGGACCAGTCTGTTTTAAAACTGGAGAGAACCAAGGAAAATTTAGGGCAAGTTGAAGTTCTTTTGCAGGAAATTGCTCCTCGTTTGCGCTCACTTACTCGCCAGGTTAAGCGCTGGGAAAGACGGGAAGAAGTGGAAAAAAAATTGAGAGAAAAGCAAACTCACTATTATTCTTACATTTATCAGGATATTTATCAAAAACATCAAGATTCATTTCAGGAGTTTAAGAAATTCGAAGAAAAAAGAAATATGATTCAAAAAGAAATTGATAATCTTCAAAAAAACCTGGAAGATATGGAAAAAGAAAGTTCTCGTGGCGAAATATTTAGTCAGTTACAAAAGAAACATCAGGAATTTTTAGACATAAAAAACAGTCTTTTGCAGGAGAAGGTAGTATTAGAGGGTCGAATGCAAGCAGACCAGGTAGCTAATGGCCAGAGTGATTTAACTTATATTAATAACAAAAAAAAGAGCTTAGAACACAAACTTCAAGAAATTAATAAAAGCACAGAAAATTTAAAAAATGAAATAAATAATAAAGAAAAAGAATTATCAGACAAAACTGAAAAACAAAAAGATATATTAGATGAATACGAAAAAATTGAAAACCAGCTGGAAATAACCCGGCAAAAATTAGAAACAAAAGAACCTTTAGAATTCGAGGAAATAAAAAAAGAAGTAGGCCAGCTTTATACCCTTCAAGATGAGTTTATCGAAAAAATATCACAGGTAAAAGAAGTGAATGAAATAAAACTTATAAAAAAAGAAGCTAATAAGATTAAAGATAGGTTAGCTGTTTTCTTAGATAAGGTAAAATCTTCAGCTTCAACTTCACCCAAAGAAATTTTTTCTCTGCAGAAAAATTTAAAAGAAATTATTGAAAAACGAGACTACTCAGTTAACACCATAAATGAAGTAAAAACGGATCTTAGCTTAAAAACAGAAAGACTTGAGTATTTTTTGGAAAATAAAAATAATATTGAACAAGAATTAGAACAGATAAAACGGCAAATAGAAAGAGCGTCTACTGGTTCAAAACAGGAAGTTGAAAGTAAGCTAAAAAAACAAAAAGAGGAACTAGAAAACAAGATAGAAAAGACAGAAAAGGAATTAGAAGAAACACAAAATAGAATAGAAAGCTTTAATGAAGAAGAACAAGTCAAAAAAGAGAGTCTTTTTTCTATTCAAAAACAATTTCGTCAGACCCAAGATAAACTTAATCTGATTAATAATAAAATTAATAATATAAAAGTTAAACTGGCTAAACTGGAAACAAAAAAAGAAGATTTAGAGCATGAGGTTAAAGAGGAAATGCCAGAAAAATTTTGGTCAGAAATATTTAAAGAAAAAGAAGAGAGGCCTGAGCCTTTAAATAAAGAAGAGGTTTCAAATGAAATACTAAAATTAAAACACAAGATTGACTTAATCGGTGGTATTGATGAAAATACTAGAAAAGAGTATGAAGAAACCAAAGAAAGGCATGATTTTCTTTCGGAACAATCAGAGGACTTAAATAAAAGTATTAGAGATTTGGAAAAAGTTATTGAGAATCTAGATAAAACAATTGAGACTAAATTTAATAAATCATTTAAGAAAATAGACAAGCAATTTTCTAAATATTTTAAAATGTTATTTAATGGTGGCCAGGCCAGACTAAAATTAGTTCGCGAAGAAGAAAAAACAGAAAAAAATGACGAGGAGAATGAAGAAGAAAAAGAAGAGGCAGAAGAAAATAAAACTACTAAAAAATTTATTGCCGGTGTTGAAATAAAAGCTACTCCGCCCGGGAAAAAATTAAAAAATATAAATATGCTTTCCGGAGGGGAAAGAGCTCTTTCCTCTATAGCTTTGGTCTGTGCTATTTTAGCTAATAATCCCTCTCCTTTTGTAGTTTTAGACGAAGTAGACGCTGCTTTAGATGAAGCTAATTCCCTAAAATTTTCCAGTATATTAGAAGAATTAAGTCAAAAAAGTCAGTTTATTGTTATAACCCATAACCGCACTACTATGGAAAAAGCACAAATCTTATATGGAGTAACTATGGGTGAGGATAGTATTTCTAAAGTTATTTCAGTTAAAATGGATGAAGCAGAAGAAGTAATAAAACAACACGGCAATCGTCAGTAG
- the rpsP gene encoding 30S ribosomal protein S16, with amino-acid sequence MLVIRLSRRGKKKQPIFRFIISEKTKDTQADYLEALGFYNPHSKEIKLKEERIKYWIDKGATLSDSVNNLLIKEGVIKGKKRVKGTRKKKEIKSESDSAKATPDKDDKAKSSSPDNKEKTEQEDKEKEKSKEAKEEEKKKEKKPEEKEGNKEKNKEDKSGQEEKKDR; translated from the coding sequence ATGTTAGTTATTCGTTTATCACGTCGAGGCAAGAAAAAACAGCCGATTTTTCGGTTTATTATTTCAGAAAAAACTAAAGATACTCAAGCCGATTATCTGGAAGCTTTAGGTTTTTATAATCCTCATTCTAAAGAAATAAAGCTTAAGGAAGAAAGAATCAAATATTGGATAGATAAAGGAGCCACTCTTTCAGACAGTGTCAATAATCTTTTGATTAAAGAAGGAGTTATTAAAGGAAAAAAAAGAGTCAAGGGAACTCGAAAGAAAAAAGAAATAAAATCTGAATCTGATTCTGCTAAAGCAACACCTGATAAAGATGATAAAGCGAAATCCTCTAGTCCTGATAATAAAGAAAAAACTGAGCAAGAAGATAAAGAAAAAGAAAAATCAAAGGAAGCAAAAGAGGAAGAAAAAAAGAAAGAAAAAAAACCAGAAGAAAAAGAAGGCAACAAAGAAAAGAATAAAGAAGATAAATCAGGCCAAGAAGAAAAAAAAGATAGATAA
- a CDS encoding KH domain-containing protein, translated as MAQEKDQEFVEYVVKALVDNPKDVKTERTVDEMGVLITLHVNQEDLGQVIGRQGQTAKSIRTLLRVVGAKNQARVNLKIHEPEGNRKSSRRSSADTSAVDDLKL; from the coding sequence ATGGCACAAGAAAAAGATCAAGAATTTGTTGAATACGTCGTCAAGGCTCTCGTTGATAACCCTAAAGATGTTAAAACCGAGAGAACTGTCGACGAAATGGGTGTTTTAATCACCCTGCACGTTAATCAGGAAGATTTAGGTCAGGTTATTGGTCGTCAGGGCCAAACTGCCAAATCTATCCGAACACTTTTGCGTGTAGTGGGAGCTAAAAATCAAGCTCGGGTCAATCTAAAAATTCATGAACCCGAAGGCAATCGTAAAAGCTCTCGCCGATCTTCAGCTGACACTTCAGCTGTTGATGACTTAAAACTGTAA